One window of the Candidatus Phycorickettsia trachydisci genome contains the following:
- a CDS encoding ankyrin repeat domain-containing protein → MFFRRFFDTKKLSPSSKNCVTLIDEIMILIKKEGLENWLSNLKEHTSKTKAKIKALKKQGADINPQDLETGLTVLHFICAGLLENSLLNEFEASHIINPPNFPLLHTAAEKNNIKAISWLLEKGQNINLQNSHGDTPLHWAVSSGRFEAVELLLKNHADFTIKSQEGHTALHDLFLPEARESTSISRFFEPADAEDTDKAKLKILALLMYHGSNVNEVDKSGSSVLEQAASIEASISADPLQKELNRKLILLLLNKQDLNIPLSVPLIHNLLTSIPNITQLFSINFSDKVKTNAINKVCQTLENCCSPESTEATKFIKEHYDLRETTPTTELGVELISLVEMEG, encoded by the coding sequence ATGTTCTTTCGTCGTTTTTTTGATACTAAAAAATTATCCCCTAGTTCCAAAAACTGCGTCACCTTAATAGACGAAATAATGATTTTGATAAAAAAAGAAGGACTTGAGAATTGGCTATCTAACTTAAAAGAACATACCTCAAAGACTAAAGCAAAAATCAAGGCATTAAAAAAGCAAGGAGCTGATATCAATCCCCAAGATCTTGAGACTGGTCTTACTGTACTACACTTTATTTGTGCAGGTTTATTGGAAAATAGTTTACTAAACGAGTTTGAGGCCAGCCATATAATCAATCCTCCTAATTTCCCTTTATTACATACGGCCGCAGAAAAGAATAATATCAAAGCGATTAGTTGGCTGCTAGAAAAAGGCCAAAATATTAATCTTCAAAATAGTCATGGCGACACTCCCTTGCACTGGGCAGTAAGCTCTGGAAGGTTTGAGGCGGTTGAACTACTTTTAAAAAATCATGCTGACTTCACTATTAAAAGTCAAGAAGGACACACAGCTTTGCATGATCTATTTTTACCTGAAGCAAGAGAATCAACTAGTATTTCTAGATTTTTTGAGCCCGCAGATGCGGAAGATACAGATAAGGCGAAGCTTAAAATTTTGGCACTTTTAATGTATCATGGCAGTAATGTTAACGAAGTAGATAAAAGTGGCAGTAGTGTGCTTGAACAAGCAGCATCAATCGAAGCATCTATATCCGCTGATCCTTTACAAAAAGAATTAAATAGAAAATTGATCCTATTGTTATTAAATAAACAAGATTTAAATATACCTTTATCGGTACCATTGATACACAATCTTTTAACTAGCATACCTAATATTACACAGCTATTTTCTATAAATTTTTCTGATAAAGTAAAAACCAATGCTATAAATAAAGTATGTCAAACTCTCGAAAACTGTTGCTCTCCTGAATCTACAGAAGCTACAAAATTTATTAAAGAGCATTATGACTTACGCGAAACGACTCCTACAACAGAATTAGGGGTAGAATTAATCTCATTGGTTGAAATGGAAGGGTAA
- a CDS encoding co-chaperone GroES — MSLKPLYDRILVEPIEQEEKTQGGIFIPDTAKEKPMEGKVLAIGEGYRLENGQISPLKIQIGDTVVYGKWAGTEIKSNGKTLSIMKESDVLAIKSNN; from the coding sequence ATGTCATTAAAACCACTATACGATAGAATTTTGGTTGAACCTATTGAACAAGAAGAAAAAACACAAGGCGGAATATTCATTCCAGATACAGCTAAAGAAAAACCAATGGAAGGCAAGGTCCTTGCTATTGGAGAAGGTTATAGATTAGAAAATGGCCAGATATCTCCTTTAAAAATTCAAATAGGAGATACCGTTGTTTATGGAAAATGGGCAGGCACGGAAATTAAATCAAATGGTAAGACTCTTTCTATTATGAAAGAATCAGACGTTTTAGCTATCAAATCAAACAATTAA
- a CDS encoding class I SAM-dependent methyltransferase: MSVKKKIENILEQQEYITVDALMSIALNDYYTSKEAVGSDFITAPEISQMFGEMVALWCLDAWQNQKGFNLTELGPGTGALIFNILRTVSKIKPEFIQSLKQIFLLEINPYLKKKQLEILAPYKDKIRYIDNIDHIPNGIVIANEFFDALPIKQYKKIQNSWYEVIVKKGLRFDISKTPISINDHPNAQDGAIIEISDQQQKLMQKLCKIKGSILIIDYGYDIEPKLRQPNQYKSTLQSVKNHQYCDVLDNLGEADLTTHVDFHSLKHIAQIQKAPYTVHSQKDFLESYGISLRLQQLLSHNPELSNILHNQYNRLIKDMGELFKVLTLKN; this comes from the coding sequence ATGTCTGTTAAAAAAAAGATAGAAAATATTTTAGAGCAGCAAGAATATATCACTGTAGATGCCTTAATGTCTATTGCATTAAATGATTATTATACTTCTAAAGAAGCAGTAGGTAGCGATTTTATCACCGCTCCAGAAATATCGCAGATGTTTGGAGAGATGGTTGCATTATGGTGTTTAGATGCATGGCAAAATCAAAAAGGGTTTAATTTAACTGAATTAGGTCCTGGTACTGGGGCATTAATTTTCAATATACTTCGCACCGTTTCCAAAATTAAGCCCGAATTTATTCAGTCCTTAAAACAAATATTCTTGCTTGAGATCAATCCTTATCTTAAAAAGAAACAGCTAGAAATCCTAGCACCTTATAAAGATAAAATCAGATACATAGATAATATAGACCATATTCCTAATGGCATAGTTATTGCTAATGAATTTTTTGACGCTTTACCCATAAAGCAGTATAAAAAAATCCAAAATAGCTGGTATGAAGTTATCGTGAAAAAAGGTTTAAGATTTGATATATCTAAGACTCCTATATCTATAAATGACCATCCCAATGCTCAAGACGGAGCTATAATAGAAATATCTGATCAACAACAAAAACTAATGCAGAAGCTTTGTAAAATTAAAGGGAGCATTCTAATTATAGATTATGGTTATGATATTGAGCCCAAATTACGTCAACCCAATCAATATAAATCTACCTTGCAGTCGGTAAAAAATCATCAATACTGCGACGTCTTAGACAATTTAGGCGAAGCAGATTTAACCACTCACGTTGACTTTCACTCCTTAAAACACATTGCCCAAATCCAAAAAGCACCTTATACAGTCCATTCTCAAAAAGATTTCTTAGAATCTTATGGTATATCTTTACGCCTTCAACAACTCCTATCCCATAACCCTGAATTATCCAATATTTTACACAATCAATATAATAGGCTAATCAAAGATATGGGAGAATTATTTAAGGTTTTGACACTCAAGAACTAG
- the dapE gene encoding succinyl-diaminopimelate desuccinylase, which translates to MTRDKINCLELAKKLMSFPSITPQSAGCIEYIASLLKEYSFKTEIICEGPEGARVTNLYAFINEGKGPNLCFAGHIDVVPVGDEKKWTSPPFKPEIRDGKLYGRGAVDMKGAIAAMIVAARNYLEHNDKAQIIFLITSDEEGPAIYGTKVLLESINPTLDFCILGEPTYKERFGDVVQVARRGSASFLLEIYGKQGHVAYDNFINPHSYATKIAALFEEMKLDEGNGILPPSKLNITSFDTDNMATNIVPDKTTIRFNIRYNNLQNVELLTKKLNELISQVTQDFTLALVEPSPEPYMSDIEDEYVKLFVKTVEEFTNQKTELTAYGGASDGRFIRRMCQVVEFGLGSSSAHQVDEHLVVSELENLSKLYGEFLVKFFDTQS; encoded by the coding sequence ATGACTAGAGATAAAATCAACTGCCTTGAATTAGCCAAAAAATTGATGTCATTTCCTTCAATCACGCCTCAAAGCGCGGGATGCATAGAATATATAGCAAGTTTACTAAAAGAATATAGTTTTAAAACCGAGATTATCTGCGAAGGACCAGAAGGAGCCCGGGTAACTAACTTATATGCTTTTATTAATGAAGGAAAAGGACCTAACCTTTGTTTTGCAGGTCATATTGACGTCGTGCCCGTAGGAGATGAAAAAAAGTGGACAAGCCCTCCTTTTAAACCTGAAATTAGAGATGGCAAACTTTACGGTAGAGGAGCTGTTGATATGAAAGGAGCAATAGCCGCTATGATTGTTGCTGCTAGGAACTATTTAGAGCACAATGATAAGGCTCAAATCATTTTTTTGATCACTTCCGATGAAGAAGGACCTGCTATTTATGGTACTAAAGTATTATTAGAATCAATAAATCCTACCTTGGATTTTTGTATATTAGGGGAGCCTACTTATAAAGAAAGATTTGGTGATGTTGTGCAAGTTGCAAGGAGGGGTAGTGCAAGCTTTTTATTAGAAATTTACGGCAAACAAGGGCACGTAGCATATGATAACTTTATTAATCCCCACTCCTATGCGACTAAAATAGCAGCATTATTTGAAGAAATGAAGTTAGATGAAGGCAACGGGATATTACCACCATCTAAATTAAATATTACTTCATTTGACACAGATAACATGGCTACTAATATTGTACCCGACAAAACGACGATTAGATTTAATATTAGATATAACAATTTACAAAATGTAGAATTGCTAACGAAAAAATTAAATGAGTTAATCTCTCAGGTAACGCAAGATTTTACACTGGCCTTAGTAGAGCCAAGCCCCGAGCCATATATGAGCGATATAGAAGATGAATATGTAAAATTATTTGTCAAAACTGTTGAAGAATTTACTAACCAGAAGACGGAATTAACCGCTTACGGTGGAGCTTCAGATGGAAGATTTATAAGAAGAATGTGTCAAGTAGTTGAATTTGGCTTAGGAAGCAGTTCAGCTCATCAAGTAGATGAACACCTCGTTGTTAGCGAATTAGAAAATTTATCTAAATTATATGGTGAATTTTTAGTAAAATTCTTTGATACTCAATCTTAA
- the groL gene encoding chaperonin GroEL (60 kDa chaperone family; promotes refolding of misfolded polypeptides especially under stressful conditions; forms two stacked rings of heptamers to form a barrel-shaped 14mer; ends can be capped by GroES; misfolded proteins enter the barrel where they are refolded when GroES binds) → MSGKVLLLKQRAREALIEGISKVADAVQVTLGPKGRNVAIEQSFGAPKITKDGVTVAKSIEFKDKAINVGAQLIKSAASKAGDTAGDGTTTATVLTRKIVEEGNQRVAAKMNPMDLKRGIDMAVNEVISSLKKRSKHVTNNEEIAQVGTISANGDDEIGTKIAEAMEKVGKEGVITVEEAKGLNFEVDVVEGMMFDRGYLSPYFVTNQEKMVAELENPFILLYEKKLSTIQPILPILESIVQTGRPLLIIAEEVEGEALATLIVNKIRGGLKVAAVKAPGFGDRRKAMLEDISILTGGMLISEDLGKKIENVKITELGSAKKVTISKENTTIVDGIGSKGAIEARCLEIKNQIENSTSDYDKEKLQERLAKLSGGVAVLKVGGATEVEVKEKKDRVEDALNATRAAVEEGIVPGGGTALFYAARTLENLKGANEAQQSGISIIKAALEAPLRQIVENAGWDGAVVAGKLAESKDLNHGFDAQKMVFTDMLKSGIIDPTKVVRTALQSAASVASLVITTEAAIVEDDSKSDVKGPGAMGGMGGMGGMDF, encoded by the coding sequence ATGTCAGGAAAAGTACTTTTACTTAAACAAAGAGCTCGTGAAGCTTTAATCGAGGGCATCAGCAAAGTAGCAGATGCAGTTCAAGTTACACTTGGACCTAAAGGAAGAAATGTAGCAATTGAGCAATCCTTCGGAGCGCCAAAAATCACAAAAGATGGCGTAACAGTTGCAAAATCAATTGAATTCAAGGATAAAGCCATTAATGTTGGTGCTCAATTAATTAAATCTGCAGCAAGCAAAGCTGGTGATACAGCTGGTGATGGTACCACTACAGCAACTGTGTTGACAAGAAAAATAGTCGAAGAAGGCAATCAAAGAGTAGCTGCGAAAATGAATCCAATGGATTTAAAACGCGGTATCGATATGGCTGTAAATGAAGTGATTTCATCTCTTAAAAAACGCAGTAAACACGTAACTAATAATGAAGAAATAGCTCAAGTTGGTACAATTTCTGCTAATGGAGATGATGAAATTGGAACCAAAATTGCTGAAGCAATGGAAAAAGTAGGTAAAGAAGGTGTCATTACTGTTGAAGAAGCAAAAGGACTGAACTTCGAAGTTGATGTCGTAGAAGGTATGATGTTTGATAGGGGATACTTATCGCCTTATTTTGTAACTAATCAAGAAAAAATGGTTGCAGAGTTAGAAAATCCTTTCATTCTTTTATATGAGAAAAAATTATCAACCATTCAGCCAATCCTTCCAATTTTAGAATCTATAGTACAAACTGGCAGACCGCTATTAATTATTGCTGAAGAAGTTGAAGGAGAAGCTCTTGCTACTCTTATTGTCAACAAAATTAGAGGCGGCTTAAAAGTTGCAGCTGTAAAAGCTCCTGGATTTGGCGATAGAAGAAAAGCTATGTTAGAAGATATCTCTATTTTAACAGGTGGTATGTTAATTAGCGAAGATTTAGGTAAGAAAATCGAGAACGTTAAAATTACTGAACTAGGTAGCGCGAAAAAAGTAACTATCTCTAAGGAAAATACAACTATAGTTGATGGTATCGGTTCAAAAGGCGCTATTGAAGCTCGTTGTTTAGAAATTAAGAACCAAATCGAAAACTCTACATCTGATTATGACAAAGAAAAGCTTCAAGAACGTTTAGCTAAATTATCAGGAGGCGTTGCTGTATTGAAAGTTGGTGGTGCTACTGAAGTTGAAGTGAAGGAAAAGAAAGATAGAGTTGAAGATGCCTTGAATGCTACTAGAGCCGCTGTTGAAGAAGGTATTGTCCCAGGAGGTGGTACAGCGTTATTTTATGCAGCAAGAACTTTAGAAAATTTAAAAGGCGCAAACGAAGCTCAGCAATCTGGCATCTCCATCATTAAAGCTGCATTAGAGGCTCCACTTCGCCAGATCGTAGAAAATGCAGGTTGGGATGGCGCTGTTGTTGCTGGCAAATTGGCTGAAAGCAAAGACTTAAACCATGGTTTTGATGCTCAAAAAATGGTTTTCACAGACATGCTCAAGTCTGGTATCATCGACCCAACTAAAGTCGTACGTACTGCTTTACAAAGCGCAGCATCTGTTGCGTCTTTAGTGATCACTACTGAAGCCGCAATTGTTGAAGATGATAGTAAAAGTGACGTAAAAGGCCCAGGTGCAATGGGAGGTATGGGAGGCATGGGAGGCATGGATTTCTAA
- a CDS encoding ABC transporter ATP-binding protein, whose translation MNKINTPKSFVLFFLKGFEVKYTLLMLMIVIIGIVPSIDSIILKNIINILESHDHKTFSILFKWAIIYAVWNETINVTYRLYDYIYLCLFPQIKGKVIKYFYDYIQKQSHTFFQQQLAGNLSDRILEAARAFEDFLHGASDKVVKKLIGIIGALITTCYINKLFAGIFSIWIIIVYTISFFVSPIIKKFSRNLAASRSEIGGKIIDCIHNILSIRMFNGYDQELLYMEKPVQNFIKSDVELHKSMLIIRYFLGLASTAAVFGVMYYLSKLYTHNQMSIGDFIQVMYLCHTISKEIWELTEEAGDVFENYGAFEQSTKLLASYIVQDVKGAKDLQISKCEIIFEKVSFHYGTSPLFMDQSVVIPGKQKVALIGKSGSGKTSFISLITRMHDVHRGQIFIDGQDISQVTQHSLRDSISFIPQEPTLFQRSIKDNIRYGKPDATDEEIIDAAQKAHIHEAIISMSDGYDTMCSEKGQNLSGGQKQRIIIARAILKNAPILILDEATSSLDPITEKLIRQSLSFLMQDKTVILIAHKLSSVVSMDRILVFKKGKIIQDGKHEELIKQEGLYQKLWTSHTEDLIL comes from the coding sequence ATGAATAAAATTAACACCCCTAAGTCTTTTGTTCTATTTTTCCTTAAAGGATTTGAAGTAAAGTACACGCTTTTAATGTTGATGATTGTGATTATTGGAATAGTTCCAAGCATTGATAGCATCATATTAAAAAATATTATAAATATTCTAGAGAGTCATGATCATAAAACATTTTCCATACTATTCAAGTGGGCAATCATTTATGCCGTTTGGAATGAAACAATAAACGTCACTTATCGTTTATATGATTATATTTATCTATGCCTTTTTCCTCAAATTAAGGGCAAAGTAATAAAATATTTTTATGATTATATTCAAAAACAAAGTCATACGTTTTTTCAACAACAACTCGCAGGCAATCTTTCCGATCGAATCTTAGAAGCAGCTCGCGCGTTTGAAGACTTTTTACATGGAGCAAGTGATAAAGTAGTGAAAAAATTAATCGGCATTATCGGAGCTTTAATCACAACATGTTACATAAATAAACTTTTCGCTGGTATCTTCTCTATCTGGATAATTATTGTCTATACAATAAGTTTTTTTGTATCACCTATAATCAAGAAATTTTCTCGTAATTTAGCAGCAAGTCGCAGCGAGATAGGAGGTAAAATTATAGATTGTATACATAATATCTTGTCTATTCGTATGTTTAACGGCTACGATCAAGAGCTGCTTTATATGGAAAAGCCTGTACAAAATTTCATCAAAAGTGATGTGGAATTACATAAAAGCATGCTAATTATCCGATATTTTTTGGGGCTTGCATCCACTGCTGCTGTATTTGGAGTGATGTACTACTTAAGCAAGCTATATACCCATAACCAAATGAGCATAGGTGATTTTATACAAGTTATGTATCTTTGTCATACTATATCTAAAGAAATATGGGAGTTAACAGAAGAAGCAGGAGATGTATTTGAGAATTATGGCGCCTTTGAGCAATCTACAAAACTTCTTGCATCATATATTGTGCAAGATGTAAAAGGTGCAAAAGATCTACAAATTAGTAAGTGTGAGATCATATTTGAAAAAGTAAGTTTTCACTATGGCACCAGCCCACTTTTTATGGATCAATCGGTTGTTATACCAGGAAAACAGAAGGTGGCATTGATTGGAAAATCGGGATCTGGTAAAACTTCTTTTATAAGCCTGATTACAAGAATGCACGACGTACATAGAGGTCAAATTTTCATTGATGGACAAGATATTTCACAAGTCACGCAACATTCTTTACGTGACTCAATAAGTTTCATTCCACAAGAGCCAACTTTATTTCAACGTAGCATAAAAGATAATATTAGATATGGTAAACCTGATGCGACGGACGAGGAAATAATAGATGCAGCTCAGAAGGCTCATATTCACGAAGCGATCATATCTATGTCAGATGGTTATGATACTATGTGTAGCGAGAAAGGACAAAACCTGTCAGGTGGCCAAAAACAGCGAATAATTATCGCAAGAGCTATATTAAAAAACGCACCTATACTAATCTTAGATGAAGCAACAAGTAGCTTAGATCCCATTACGGAAAAACTTATACGTCAATCCTTAAGTTTCTTGATGCAAGATAAAACCGTTATCTTGATAGCCCATAAACTCTCTAGCGTTGTATCCATGGATAGGATTTTGGTGTTCAAAAAAGGAAAGATAATCCAAGATGGTAAGCACGAGGAACTAATCAAGCAGGAAGGACTATATCAAAAGCTTTGGACAAGCCATACAGAGGATTTGATATTGTAG
- the aspS gene encoding aspartate--tRNA ligase translates to MHQYRTHNCKELRTSNINLEVKLSGWVSRKRDHGQLIFIDLKDHYGVTQIVIDNAELIELCNSISLQSVITVVGTVKKRDADSVNNALATGEIEVAARKINIESLARLLPLNVTSDTDVAEEIRLEYRFLDLRRDRMHQNIMLRSNVIKEMRDIMIEKGFTEFQTPILTSSSPEGARDFLVPSRMHPGKFYALPQAPQQFKQLLMVAGFDKYFQIAPCFRDEDARRDRSPGEFYQLDIEMSFVTENDVFTCLEDLLCRIFNKFGKYDSRVVAPFQRITYHDSMRKYGSDKPDLRNPIEMSDLTDFFAKSNFTIFKNNVAKGFEVRGIPAPGASSKPRSFFEKMGEFAISQGASGLGYIIFDPNNGVGKRPVAKFLSENEQDNLKQIAGLKNGDAIFFSCQDKDSINKISSAIRTKLGEELDIIEKDVYRFCWITDFPFYEWNEEKKAIDFSHNPFSMPKGGLEALESAKSKEDLLKLTAHQYDIVCNGIELSSGAIRNHKPEIMYKAFELVGYSNEELEQKFGGMLRAFKYGAPPHGGIAPGVDRIVMLLCDEPNIREVIAFPLNQQGQDLLMNAPAEVMQSQLDELYISIKKPRKQ, encoded by the coding sequence ATGCATCAATATAGAACTCACAATTGCAAGGAACTTAGAACAAGCAATATTAATTTAGAGGTTAAGCTGTCTGGATGGGTCAGTAGAAAAAGAGATCATGGCCAATTAATTTTTATAGATTTGAAAGATCACTATGGTGTAACACAAATCGTGATAGATAATGCAGAATTAATAGAATTGTGTAATTCCATCTCTCTCCAAAGTGTTATTACTGTTGTTGGAACTGTTAAAAAGCGTGATGCTGATTCTGTTAATAATGCTTTAGCAACAGGGGAAATTGAAGTTGCAGCGCGCAAAATTAATATTGAGTCATTAGCACGTCTTTTACCGCTGAATGTAACTTCTGATACAGATGTAGCCGAAGAAATTAGGTTAGAATATAGATTTTTAGATCTAAGAAGAGATAGGATGCATCAAAATATTATGCTTCGCTCTAATGTGATTAAGGAGATGCGAGACATAATGATAGAAAAGGGTTTTACAGAATTTCAGACGCCAATTCTAACCTCTAGTTCCCCTGAAGGTGCAAGGGATTTTCTAGTGCCATCTCGTATGCATCCAGGTAAATTTTATGCTCTTCCTCAAGCACCTCAGCAGTTTAAACAGCTTTTAATGGTAGCTGGTTTTGATAAATATTTTCAAATTGCTCCATGTTTTCGTGATGAAGATGCAAGACGTGATAGGTCTCCAGGTGAGTTTTACCAGCTAGATATTGAGATGTCTTTTGTGACAGAAAACGATGTATTTACTTGTTTGGAAGACTTGCTATGCCGAATATTTAATAAATTTGGCAAATACGACTCAAGAGTTGTAGCTCCTTTTCAGCGTATTACCTATCATGACTCAATGCGTAAATATGGCTCAGATAAGCCTGATTTGCGAAATCCTATAGAGATGTCTGATTTAACTGATTTTTTTGCTAAGAGTAATTTTACTATCTTTAAAAATAACGTAGCTAAAGGGTTTGAAGTGAGAGGTATTCCAGCCCCAGGTGCAAGTTCTAAGCCTCGTAGTTTTTTTGAAAAAATGGGAGAATTTGCTATATCTCAAGGTGCTAGCGGTCTTGGTTACATTATTTTTGATCCAAACAATGGTGTAGGGAAACGGCCGGTTGCAAAGTTTTTATCCGAAAATGAGCAAGATAATTTAAAGCAAATCGCTGGTCTAAAGAATGGTGATGCTATTTTCTTTTCATGTCAAGACAAAGATTCTATTAATAAGATAAGTAGCGCCATTAGGACCAAGTTAGGTGAAGAGCTTGATATAATTGAAAAAGATGTATATCGTTTTTGCTGGATTACTGATTTTCCATTTTATGAGTGGAATGAAGAAAAGAAAGCTATAGATTTTAGTCATAATCCTTTTTCTATGCCCAAAGGTGGCTTAGAAGCTCTAGAATCAGCAAAATCTAAAGAAGATCTTTTAAAATTAACAGCTCATCAGTATGATATCGTATGTAATGGTATCGAGCTTTCAAGTGGCGCTATAAGAAACCATAAGCCCGAGATCATGTATAAGGCTTTTGAGCTTGTGGGGTATAGCAACGAAGAGTTGGAGCAAAAGTTTGGGGGGATGCTTAGAGCGTTCAAATATGGCGCTCCTCCTCACGGTGGTATTGCTCCGGGTGTAGACAGGATTGTGATGCTACTTTGTGATGAGCCTAATATTAGAGAAGTCATTGCATTTCCATTGAATCAACAGGGTCAAGATTTACTAATGAATGCTCCTGCCGAAGTTATGCAATCCCAACTTGATGAGCTTTATATTTCCATCAAAAAGCCTCGAAAACAATAG